Proteins from one Ictidomys tridecemlineatus isolate mIctTri1 chromosome 14, mIctTri1.hap1, whole genome shotgun sequence genomic window:
- the LOC101962253 gene encoding ubiquitin carboxyl-terminal hydrolase 17-like protein 6: MEAASLHLGGESQFDDCIKPECSSSAADAKVYLGPSLPAESSLSPCPDAHLKKNSAPVGPLLAPRGKLCLNWQRPSAAGAGLQNMGNTCYVNAALQCLTYTPPLANYMLSQEHCQRCPRHRVCMLCVMQAHVTRALGHPGHVIQPLPALVDGFHTSRQEDAHEFLLFTLHAMQKACVRGHKQPGAHSKDPTLMGQIFGGCWRSQIKCLHCCGVSDTFDPYLDIMLDITAAPSVQHALEHLVKPEWLEGENAYQCGVCQKKRPACKTLTLQKAPKVLMLVLKRFSDLTGEKIAKHVHYPECLDMQPYMSQQGRGPMVYALYAVLVHAGVSCHSGHYYCYIKAGNGQWYKMDDAKVVACDITCVLSQRAYVLFYVQKSELETENGSVSLGRETIALGPEDPILRATHGELQGDSYSKAGEPEERLVDTATGEITLDQWKFLQEQNRPKSEFNLRKVEFTLPPNVVVIHQSKHREKENIMDKQEKYKQSKDTKYSIREELVNTGQLPCLAARPRANKKKKKQGKRTVIVV; this comes from the coding sequence ATGGAGGCAGCTTCACTCCACCTTGGAGGTGAGTCTCAGTTTGATGACTGTATAAAACCTGAATGTTCATCCAGTGCAGCTGATGCTAAAGTCTATTTGGGTCCTTCTCTACCTGCAGAGTCATCGTTGTCACCTTGCCCTGATGCACACTTAAAGAAGAATTCAGCTCCTGTGGGGCCACTGCTGGCTCCTAGAGGGAAACTTTGTCTGAACTGGCAGAGACCATCGGCAGCTGGTGCTGGGCTGCAGAACATGGGAAACACTTGCTATGTGAATGCAGCCCTGCAGTGCCTGACATACACACCTCCCCTGGCCAACTACATGCTGTCCCAGGAGCACTGCCAACGCTGTCCTCGTCACAGGGTCTGCATGCTGTGTGTGATGCAAGCCCACGTGACACGGGCTCTCGGCCACCCTGGGCATGTCATTCAGCCCCTGCCTGCTTTGGTTGACGGCTTCCACACTTCCCGGCAAGAAGATGCCCATGAATTTCTGCTCTTTACTCTCCATGCCATGCAGAAAGCATGTGTGCGTGGGCACAAGCAGCCAGGTGCTCACTCCAAGGACCCTACCCTCATGGGCCAGATATTTGGAGGGTGCTGGAGATCTCAAATCAAGTGTCTCCACTGCTGTGGCGTTTCAGACACTTTTGACCCCTACCTGGACATTATGCTAGACATCACGGCAGCTCCCAGTGTGCAGCATGCACTGGAGCACTTGGTGAAGCCTGAGTGGCTGGAAGGGGAGAACGCCTACCAGTGTGGTGTTTGTCAGAAGAAGAGGCCAGCCTGCAAGACCCTGACCCTGCAGAAGGCACCAAAGGTTCTTATGCTGGTATTGAAACGGTTCTCCGATCTCACAGGGGAAAAAATTGCTAAGCACGTGCACTACCCTGAGTGTCTTGACATGCAGCCATACATGTCTCAGCAGGGCAGAGGCCCAATGGTGTATGCCCTCTATGCTGTGCTGGTCCATGCCGGGGTGAGTTGTCACAGCGGACACTACTATTGTTATATAAAAGCTGGCAATGGCCAGTGGTACAAAATGGACGATGCTAAGGTAGTGGCCTGTGACATTACTTGTGTCCTGAGTCAGCGTGCCTATGTCCTCTTTTATGTCCAGAAGAGTGAACTTGAAACTGAAAATGGGAGTGTGTCCCTGGGCAGGGAAACAATAGCTCTTGGGCCTGAGGACCCAATCTTGAGAGCCACTCATGGAGAGCTCCAAGGAGACTCCTATAGCAAAGCAGGAGAGCCAGAAGAGCGCTTGGTGGATACAGCTACTGGAGAAATCACCCTGGATCAGTGGAAATTTCTCCAAGAACAGAACCGACCAAAGTCTGAATTCAACCTCAGGAAAGTGGAATTCACTCTGCCTCCCAATGTTGTTGTGATTCACCAGtcaaaacacagagaaaaggagaacatAATGGATAAGCAGGAAAAATACAAGCAGAGCAAGGACACCAAGTACAGCATACGTGAGGAGTTGGTGAACACTGGCCAACTCCCGTGTCTTGCAGCAAGGCCCAGAGccaacaagaagaagaagaagcagggcAAGAGGACAGTAATTGTGGTCTAG